The Suricata suricatta isolate VVHF042 chromosome 16, meerkat_22Aug2017_6uvM2_HiC, whole genome shotgun sequence genome contains the following window.
GGCCCAGAGGTTGGCCCAATGGGGCCAAACAGGGCTGTGggctgggtggggcggggggcagcaggggacagggaagCAATGACCgatctgccccctctcccccagtgcCAAAGCACGCAGGTTCAGCCTCCAGCACAACCGGATCGTGAAGCAGGACAGCTCCAGCAGCGAGGACGAGGACTGGGGGCCCCCCAAGCCCTTCTACCAGCTGCTGGCCGAGAAGGCCCGCGCCTCCCCCCACTGGGCTTCTCTGACGCCCGCTCCCCACGACTGAGGGAGGCCCGGCCTCGCCTCTCCTCCCTCCGTCTCACAGCTCCTGCAGCTGCGGTGTGCTGGTGTGCTGGTGTGCTCTCCGCTCAGGAGCAGGGGCTAAGAGGTTGTCCCCTCCcgggcctccccctccccgaGCAAGTCCCTTGGCCAGCTCCTGCGCCTGCTGGGAGTGGTGTATTTATGGACTCCGATGCTTTGCGAGCTTGCCTCCTGGTCCTAGGGCGGCCTGAGCTGTGCCTGCCCGCAGTCCACTGCCCGCCCTTCCCTCACCCCCTTTCtagcgggggcaggggggtgtcCGGGGAGCTGCAGGGTAGGAGGAAGGAAGCCATGAATGAAATGCAGCGCCATGAAGTTTATGGGGAGGGATTCGCCCTGCCCTTCCTTGGCCCACCCCAGAATCCAGTGGATTCAACCCCCTTCATTCTTGCCTCACCCCACTACTCCCTCCCCTGTTCTATTTATagcttatttattgttttccacAAAATAAAGTAAGTGGAACCCTTGTTACCAGCGAGAAAGACAAGAGGCTGCTTTACCAGTCCCCCCCCAGCTCCTGCAGGATCTGGAGGCCCAGGGGcctgccctgcccacaccttccCAGCAGCCACACAAGCTGACCCCTGACCCCCCGCCCTACCAGGGAGCAGCCATGAGAAAGCCAGAAGCTCAGGTGGGGCTTTTCAGGGTTCAGCTTTTCCTTTGAGCAAGTGATTTAGAAGGGCACCCACAGCCCCGGAGGTTCTAGTTGtctgttaactttattttaattgaaatggaGGCATAACATgtcctagaaaaataaagatttatgatACAAACTAGACACAGGGGTCAGGGTTGCCCCAGGGGTGAGGGGATCTTTGGTCTGGGGCTGGACGTGATCGGGCGGCCTCTAGTCCAGGAGAAGCCTCACCCGGGCCTCCCGGCACCTGCCTCCCTGTTCAGCAGGAAGGGccgggctgggaggggctggcggTTCCCATGCCGGACGCCTGTCCTCCAGCCTCCAAGTGGTTCTGGGAACACTGGCTGTCAGTGGAGCTATTAATAGTGTTTTAGAGAGTGACAGGGAGGGGGCTAAGGGGGCTGGCAATCCAGCCACGTGGCAGGGCTTTCAGCTCACAGCCAGTACCAGGGTGAGGGGGGCACAGCCCCTGAGTCAGGACCCCCACATCTCCCCATACATTGGGGGCAGAGCAAGGAGAGGACTGTAACAGAGAAGGCCTCTGATCCAGAGGACGGTCGGTGTCCCTGGGCTGGAGCAGACAGTGGGGAGCCCCCTGGCACCTCCAGGCCTTGGGGAGCCTAAGGGGCCCGGGGACATGTAGTGTGTGGAATCTTCAGCTCCCAGCGGTCGTGTCAACCGGTCCCCTCGTCGGGGGCCATCCTAGACCTTGAGCACCATTGTCAGAGAGGTGAGGAGGCCCGGCCGGGTCACAGCTCCAGGGGGTCTTCCACAGGCACCGACTGTAGCTGGGTCAGAACCTTGGTCTCGGCTTCCAGCCCCTCTTCAACTTCACCCCCCGCCGTGGACCCCAGGAGCAGCCCTTCGGGGTCGGGGTCCGGCAGCCTCAGCACGGTGTGGGgggcctgtgtccccagccccttctctgcttctagCAGCCCTTCTGTGCCTGCGCTCAGTTCCAGGCCTGCTGGCCAGATGGGCATTGCTGCAGGCGACAGCATGAGTCCTTCGGGCGGGGGCGCTGGGAAACCGGGCAGGAGGCCGGAGGAGTCCGCAGGGAAGGGCAGGCCGGCGGCAGCGGCGGGGGCCGCAGGGGCGGGTGGAGGctgtggcccagagagggggCCGAGGGTGTGGACCTccgggagggcagggctggatgCCACGGGAAGGGCTCCCTCCGGCACCGAGATGGCGGCATCGGGCTtcaggggcagggccaggctgggggcaggCGGCAGGACCTGGGAGACCAGCATGCTCGTGGGGAAGGTGGCGGTGAGGATGATCTTGCCCTGTTGCACGGCCACGCCGGTCACGATGGGGCTGCCAGACACGGGGTTGGCCAGGAGAAAGTTCCCTGTGGGGACGAGAGGTGGGCCAGGCATTGGGAGGGTTGTGGGACAGGCCGCCCGACCTCCCGGAAGCCCACCGACAGCACCCCCAGCCAGGCAGGCGGTACCTGGGGCAGTGGCGGCGGGCAGCTGCAGGGCGGTCACGCCCACGCCGGAGTTTATCAGGTGCACGTTGGCAGGGCCTGCGGCCGCCACCTTCACAGGGCTGCCAGGCCCGGTGGCTAACAGTTGCAGTGGACCCATGGCCTGGGGCAGGGTCACCACCTGTGAGGTGGGCACCACCTGGGGCAAGTTCAAcagtggggaggtggggcccAGGCCTGCGGGGTACccagggggtggggaaagtgGCACGACTTGGGGAGCAGCTACAGAAGGTACTGGTCCTGGGGCCAGAGGAAAGGTGGCAGCTGGCGGGGGGCCGGGCACCACTTGGGGTAGAGGCCCCGGAGCCTCCTCTCCAGCCGGCACCGAAGCAGCCCCCTGGGCCTCTTTGGTCTCCTGGGTCTCCGGCTGGGCCTCCTCTAGGCGAACCTCCCCGGTCTGAGGGTCCAGGACCAAGGAGGTCTTGCCCTCGCTGGCCCCCTGGGGACCGGGCTGcggtggtggaggtggaggaggagcgCCACTGCCCCCTGCGAGCAGCAGGGGGCCCAGGCTGGAGGCCTCCCCCAGGGCCAGGCTGTTGATGATGACGGGGCTCCCATTGAGGAGCACGGCTGGGGAGCTGCCTGCGGCCAGGAAGCTTCCGTTCAccaggatggaggaggaggaggggcacgGGGCCGGAGGGGCGGCCCCCGCCAGAAATATGGAGCCCTGGGCGGGGGCCTCAGACGCCGCTGGAGCCACGCCCCTGTCCAGGTCCTCGGGACTTCGGCTGGACTCGTCCTCAGTCGTGGGGTTCCCGTCAGACTCGCTGGCCAGAGAAAGGATGGTGAGTTGTAGTCCTCGATGCCTGAGCTTCCCCACTGGCTAGCAAGCCGCCCTGCGGGAGCCCAGGCCAACCACTGCCCCCCACCTTTCCCCGGCCCAAACTTTTGTGGCCAATTTCAGGTTGTAAAACCTCCTCTCTCAGagcacctcccccccccctctccgCGGACGTCCTGAGACACAGCGTTTGCAAGTCCAATATTGATAACCTCTTCATAAAAGCTGAAGCTGGCCACCTCGGAGAGAGAAggccctcctctcccagccccttgGCCTCGGGGCCCCAGAGACTGAGCACTGGGCTGCCGAAGTCCCCTGGGTGAGTCTGCCAGCAGCCCAGCGACTTCGGAGACTGGAGAGGCAGCCGCCCGCTCAGTTCCcggtgcctccccccacccccgggcgtctgagaagggagagaggcCGGCGcgcggggtgggaggggaagggcttGGGTTACAGGGAAACCGGAGCTGGGGAAGGTTCACGTTTCACAACAAAGACAGACGACGGACCACGCTGTTTGGGCAAacaggggggtgagggggggtgaGGAAGAGCCTCGGTCAGGGAAAGGCCCGGCGGCCCGCGGGCGTGAAAGATGCCCCCACGCGGGATGGGTGGACAAAGGCCCGTCCCCCTTTCcgcagcccccccgcccccgttttCTCACTGCCTCCCCCTGGCTACGAACATGGATGGGATTCGGGATGGAGCTCTGAATGGAGCCGAAGCAAGAGGTCTCACAGCCTGCGCGACAGGAGCAGTGAGGTCGGGGGAGAGGGCCCCGGGCGTGTGCCAGTTCTGTCCAGACGTATTCCCagcgctggggggaggggtggggcgggggagcgCCTGAAGGTGTGCGCAGGAGGTGTCCCCAGCGGCACGGGGGACAGGGGGTTGGTGGGTAGCACGCCCCCGAGGAAAGCGGGACGTGTGCCGCCGGGGTCTGTCCCCTCACCTCTTGCAGGGCGCGCCGCCGCCCCCGGTCCGATCGCGCTGTCGCCGGTTCTTGAACCAGTTGCTGACCTGCGTGAGCGAGAGGCCGGTGAGCGTGGCCAGGCGGCGCTTCTCGTCCGGAGTAGGGTAGCGGTTGCCGCGATAGCAGGCCTTAAGCGCGGCGCGGGAGCGTTCCTTGAAGCAGTAGACGGTCTCCTCGCCGTCCCATATGGTCTTGGGCAGCGGGAACTTCTTGCGCAGACGGTACTTGTCCACTGCGCCCAGCGCTCGGCCGCGGGCTCGCTCGGCCTCGTGGTAGCGCGCGCGCAGGTAGAGGTCCTGCAGAAAGGCGTGGTGGGCGGCGGGGAAGGGGCGGCTCTCGAGCAGCCGGTAGAGCTCGGCGTACTCGCCTCGCTGGAAGGCCACCAGGGCCCGAGCGCGCAGCACCGGATCGCTGCCACGTAGGCGCTCGGCCGGGGGCAGTGCGCCCAGGAAGCGGCTCAAGCGGCCGGCGTGGCCCGCCTGTAGCAGCGCCTCGCAAACNNNNNNNNNNNNNNNNNNNNNNNNNNNNNNNNNNNNNNNNNNNNNNNNNNNNNNNNNNNNNNNNNNNNNNNNNNNNNNNNNNNNNNNNNN
Protein-coding sequences here:
- the SIX5 gene encoding homeobox protein SIX5, with protein sequence CEALLQAGHAGRLSRFLGALPPAERLRGSDPVLRARALVAFQRGEYAELYRLLESRPFPAAHHAFLQDLYLRARYHEAERARGRALGAVDKYRLRKKFPLPKTIWDGEETVYCFKERSRAALKACYRGNRYPTPDEKRRLATLTGLSLTQVSNWFKNRRQRDRTGGGGAPCKSESDGNPTTEDESSRSPEDLDRGVAPAASEAPAQGSIFLAGAAPPAPCPSSSSILVNGSFLAAGSSPAVLLNGSPVIINSLALGEASSLGPLLLAGGSGAPPPPPPPQPGPQGASEGKTSLVLDPQTGEVRLEEAQPETQETKEAQGAASVPAGEEAPGPLPQVVPGPPPAATFPLAPGPVPSVAAPQVVPLSPPPGYPAGLGPTSPLLNLPQVVPTSQVVTLPQAMGPLQLLATGPGSPVKVAAAGPANVHLINSGVGVTALQLPAATAPGNFLLANPVSGSPIVTGVAVQQGKIILTATFPTSMLVSQVLPPAPSLALPLKPDAAISVPEGALPVASSPALPEVHTLGPLSGPQPPPAPAAPAAAAGLPFPADSSGLLPGFPAPPPEGLMLSPAAMPIWPAGLELSAGTEGLLEAEKGLGTQAPHTVLRLPDPDPEGLLLGSTAGGEVEEGLEAETKVLTQLQSVPVEDPLEL